One genomic window of Nicotiana sylvestris chromosome 10, ASM39365v2, whole genome shotgun sequence includes the following:
- the LOC104234973 gene encoding probable galacturonosyltransferase-like 3: protein MPPGNHLITSVLLLILLSFHPTATVTAAVTASDTPKFREAPAFRNGKNCSSTIHIAMTLDYSSPYLRGSIAGVLSVLQHATCPENTFFHFLAVHRHFNNLNKTITSTFPYLNFKLYNFNPTLVRHLISSSVRRALDQPLNYARIYLADLLPTTVNRIIYLDSDLIVVDDIAKLWNIDLNGRVLGAPEYCHANFTHYFTNKFWFHPTFSNTFENRTPCYFNTGVMVIDLQKWRNNGYTRKLEHWMRVQKRYRIYELGSLPPFLLVFAGNVKQVEHKWNQHGLGGDNLEGQCRDLHPGPVSLLHWSGKGKPWLRLDSKKPCPLDGLWAPYDLFRHESLFSDS from the exons ATGCCGCCGGGAAACCACCTCATCACCAGCGTCCTCCTCCTCATTCTCCTCTCTTTTCATCCTACCGCCACCGTTACTGCCGCCGTTACCGCCTCCGACACTCCAAAATTCCGTGAAGCTCCAGCATTTCGTAACGGCAAAAATTGCTCTTCAACTATTCATATAGCAATGACTTTAGATTACTCCTCCCCTTACCTCCGCGGCTCAATCGCCGGCGTACTTTCCGTCCTACAACATGCCACGTGTCCTGAAAACACATTCTTCCATTTCCTCGCCGTTCACCGACACTTTAACAACCTTAACAAAACAATTACCTCAACTTTCCCGTACCTTAATTTCAAGCTCTACAACTTCAATCCAACTTTAGTCCGTCATTTGATTTCCTCTTCTGTTCGTCGTGCCTTAGACCAACCGCTAAATTACGCTCGAATTTACCTTGCTGATTTACTTCCTACCACAGTAAATCGGATTATTTACCTTGATTCTGATCTCATTGTTGTTGACGATATAGCTAAGCTTTGGAATATTGATCTTAACGGTCGTGTATTAGGTGCGCCTGAATATTGTCATGCTAATTTTACTCATTATTTTACGAACAAATTTTGGTTTCACCCGACGTTTTCTAACACGTTTGAGAATCGGACTCCTTGTTATTTTAACACTGGAGTTATGGTTATTGATTTGCAAAAATGGCGGAATAATGGCTATACACGCAAACTCGAGCATTGGATGAGAGTTCAAAAGAG GTACAGAATCTACGAATTGGGTTCATTGCCACCATTTCTACTAGTATTCGCCGGAAATGTAAAGCAAGTGGAGCATAAATGGAACCAACATGGATTAGGTGGTGATAATCTTGAAGGGCAATGCAGGGATTTACATCCAGGTCCAGTTAGTTTATTACATTGGAGTGGAAAAGGTAAACCATGGTTAAGATTAGATTCAAAGAAACCATGTCCGTTGGATGGTTTATGGGCACCGTACGATTTATTCCGACATGAATCATTGTTTTCGGATAGCTGA
- the LOC104228701 gene encoding small polypeptide DEVIL 4-like, with protein sequence MKMSSTNMGNSKRRISSRGVGGVLREQRAKLYIIRRCVVMLLCWHD encoded by the coding sequence ATGAAGATGAGTAGCACAAATATGGGAAATTCAAAGAGGAGAATTTCAAGTAGAGGAGTTGGAGGAGTACTTAGAGAACAAAGGGCAAAACTTTACATTATTAGAAGATGTGTGGTTATGCTCCTTTGTTGGCATGATTGA